Proteins encoded together in one Orbaceae bacterium lpD01 window:
- a CDS encoding M20/M25/M40 family metallo-hydrolase, giving the protein MAIIAEYDALPEVGHACGHCASGAISLLTAATYKEIIDQIDVDIDIIGTPDEEYDGYKIPMVQKGIFDKYDFAMMIHMGSGTSTANYKIVSLSAFRVKFKGVSSHAAAAPFNGRNALDAATLLMTSCGLLRKQLKLGAIMSYYVVNGGAVSNSIPDYTELEFCLRHDKIAYLQEMKAKVTNCIAGAALATDTKYEMEYIGYEFSDMPYLKIGTELVTDVFNELGLKNEPTMPITISTDMGSVRQNRP; this is encoded by the coding sequence ATGGCAATCATCGCTGAGTATGATGCACTACCTGAAGTAGGTCATGCTTGTGGTCACTGTGCGAGTGGCGCAATCTCGCTCTTAACTGCCGCAACATATAAAGAAATTATCGACCAAATTGATGTAGATATCGATATTATCGGTACTCCTGATGAAGAGTACGATGGCTATAAAATTCCGATGGTACAAAAAGGTATTTTTGATAAATATGATTTTGCCATGATGATTCATATGGGCAGCGGCACCTCAACTGCAAACTATAAAATAGTATCACTCAGTGCATTCCGCGTTAAATTTAAAGGGGTCAGTTCTCATGCTGCTGCAGCGCCATTTAATGGTAGAAATGCCTTAGATGCTGCAACACTACTGATGACATCATGTGGACTATTACGTAAACAATTAAAACTGGGCGCAATCATGTCATATTATGTTGTTAATGGCGGCGCGGTGAGTAACTCTATTCCTGATTATACTGAACTTGAGTTCTGTCTTCGCCATGACAAAATTGCTTATCTTCAAGAAATGAAAGCCAAAGTAACCAATTGTATTGCCGGCGCTGCTTTGGCAACAGATACTAAATATGAAATGGAGTACATCGGTTACGAATTCTCTGATATGCCATATTTAAAAATCGGTACCGAACTCGTGACTGATGTGTTTAATGAATTAGGTCTAAAAAATGAACCGACCATGCCAATTACTATTTCAACCGATATGGGTTCGGTAAGACAAAATCGGCCTTGA
- the glnD gene encoding bifunctional uridylyltransferase/uridylyl-removing protein GlnD: MSKVISMPVLDLPFSPVSLTDAQINIVEMKKQLTDFTQWSLTQFKQKTPIDQLILLRSQYIDALLQRLWHFYQFANQTGRLFNRNRVVLIAVGGYGREELHPLSDIDLLFLTDKPLNQEQEDKIGQIVRFLWDLHLEVGHSVRTLKGCLQEAQKNLSVMTNLIESRIVIGHAGLFNDLRKQLFTDKIWPSPVFYQAKRDEQQQRHQQYHGTSYNLEPDIKNSPGGLRDIQTIQWIALRHFGGISMQEFNQFNYLTPEEMEKLKQCRQFLWRIRFALHSVITRYDNRLLFERQLSIAHLLGYEGEGNRPVERMMLDYYRVVHNTNELNQMLLQLFEESILALNPNNKPYDIDEFFQVRDGLIDIKDEQLFIRDSTMIMQLFHTLVCHPHLRGIYSNTIRQLRYARRKLKHLLCEDPKCRAHFMAIIQHPDAIEKALLPMHQYSILAAYIPGWKHIAGMMQFDLFHAYTVDEHTMRVLKEINQYLTEEGQRRHPNSSHVYQKLSKPYLLIIAALFHDIAKGMHGDHSELGASALQIFCQLHDFSERDTELVVWLVRDHLLMSVTAQGRDIQDPLVIREFAQRVNTKRRLQYLLCLTVADVCATNETLWNSWKQSLIRELYFSTERALELGFHQLPQHRAIVRQHKQAALKLLAEQNITQEQIKLLWERCHFDYFLRYSAEQIVWHTVNLCQHDLTQPLVLITPDPDHGGTELFIYSPDRPFLFAAVSNQIGHYNLNIHEALIITTRDGYALDTFIVLEPNGHILNPDRYTTLINGLEKTLAQKTFKRRRIRKMSAKLKNFHVPTQVNFLSAVGDRKTYVELIALDRPGLLAYVGEIFAKLQLSLRSAKIATIGEQVKDLFILTDKEGHALSDETCLQLRYSLVTAIDEMDSNNNTQDML; encoded by the coding sequence ATGAGCAAAGTTATTTCGATGCCTGTTTTAGACTTACCCTTTTCGCCGGTGTCATTAACCGATGCGCAGATCAATATCGTTGAGATGAAAAAACAACTGACTGATTTTACTCAGTGGAGTCTAACCCAGTTTAAACAAAAGACGCCTATCGATCAGCTGATTTTACTACGCAGTCAGTATATCGATGCTTTATTACAGCGGTTATGGCACTTCTATCAATTTGCCAACCAAACCGGACGATTATTCAATCGTAATCGCGTTGTGTTAATTGCCGTTGGTGGCTATGGGCGTGAAGAACTCCATCCCCTTTCTGACATTGATTTACTGTTTTTAACCGATAAACCCTTGAATCAGGAACAAGAAGATAAAATAGGCCAGATCGTCCGATTTTTATGGGATCTTCACTTAGAAGTAGGTCATAGTGTGCGAACCTTAAAAGGTTGCCTACAAGAAGCACAGAAGAATCTCAGCGTCATGACTAATCTGATTGAGTCTCGTATCGTCATTGGTCATGCTGGACTATTCAATGATCTCAGAAAACAGTTATTTACCGATAAAATTTGGCCTTCACCTGTTTTTTATCAAGCCAAGCGTGATGAGCAGCAGCAGCGTCACCAACAATATCACGGTACCAGCTATAATTTAGAGCCAGATATCAAAAATAGTCCGGGCGGCTTACGAGATATTCAGACGATTCAATGGATCGCGCTAAGGCACTTTGGTGGCATTTCCATGCAGGAGTTTAATCAGTTTAACTATTTGACCCCTGAAGAGATGGAAAAGCTAAAGCAGTGTCGACAATTTTTATGGCGCATCCGTTTCGCTTTACATTCAGTGATTACCCGTTACGACAATCGACTGCTATTTGAGCGTCAACTCAGTATTGCGCACTTATTAGGTTATGAAGGAGAAGGTAATCGGCCCGTCGAAAGAATGATGCTCGACTATTACCGCGTTGTTCATAATACCAATGAGCTTAATCAGATGTTATTGCAGCTCTTTGAAGAGTCTATTCTGGCACTTAATCCAAATAATAAACCGTATGATATTGATGAGTTCTTTCAAGTGCGGGACGGATTAATCGATATTAAAGATGAGCAGCTGTTTATTCGTGATTCCACCATGATTATGCAGCTCTTTCACACACTGGTTTGTCATCCGCATCTGCGCGGGATTTACTCAAATACTATCCGGCAGTTACGCTATGCCAGACGTAAACTCAAACATTTATTGTGCGAAGATCCAAAGTGTCGCGCCCATTTTATGGCGATAATTCAGCATCCTGATGCAATCGAAAAAGCGTTACTACCGATGCACCAATACAGTATTTTGGCCGCTTATATTCCCGGCTGGAAACATATTGCGGGCATGATGCAATTTGATCTGTTTCATGCCTATACGGTGGATGAACATACCATGCGCGTGCTAAAAGAGATTAATCAATATTTAACCGAAGAGGGTCAGCGCCGCCATCCTAATTCTTCGCATGTTTATCAAAAACTGTCGAAACCATACCTGTTAATTATTGCCGCTTTATTTCATGATATAGCCAAAGGCATGCATGGAGATCACTCAGAACTCGGCGCCAGCGCCTTGCAAATATTTTGCCAACTACATGATTTTTCAGAACGTGATACTGAACTGGTGGTCTGGTTAGTTCGTGATCACTTACTGATGTCGGTCACCGCGCAAGGCCGCGATATTCAAGACCCGTTGGTTATCCGCGAATTTGCCCAGCGGGTGAATACCAAACGAAGACTACAATATTTACTGTGCCTGACTGTTGCCGATGTGTGCGCAACCAATGAAACGCTATGGAATAGCTGGAAACAGAGTTTAATACGTGAACTCTATTTTTCCACTGAACGAGCGCTAGAGCTTGGCTTTCATCAATTACCGCAACATCGGGCCATCGTTAGACAACATAAACAAGCCGCATTAAAATTGCTAGCAGAGCAAAACATAACACAGGAACAGATAAAACTGCTCTGGGAACGTTGCCATTTTGATTACTTTTTACGCTACAGTGCCGAACAGATCGTTTGGCATACGGTCAATTTATGCCAGCATGATCTGACGCAGCCACTGGTTTTAATTACGCCCGACCCCGATCATGGCGGTACGGAGCTATTTATCTATTCGCCAGACCGACCTTTTCTATTTGCGGCGGTCAGTAATCAAATTGGTCACTATAATCTGAATATTCATGAAGCATTAATTATTACCACACGCGATGGTTATGCGTTAGACACCTTTATTGTGCTTGAACCCAATGGTCATATTCTCAATCCCGATAGATACACTACCTTAATCAATGGGCTGGAGAAAACGTTAGCACAAAAGACCTTTAAACGGCGTCGTATTCGAAAAATGAGTGCTAAACTTAAAAACTTTCATGTCCCCACACAAGTGAACTTTTTATCCGCCGTCGGCGATCGAAAAACCTACGTTGAACTGATCGCGCTCGATCGGCCGGGACTACTGGCTTATGTCGGCGAAATTTTTGCCAAGCTCCAGTTATCCTTAAGAAGTGCTAAAATTGCCACGATTGGGGAGCAAGTTAAAGATCTCTTTATCTTGACCGATAAAGAGGGCCATGCACTCTCTGATGAGACTTGCCTACAATTAAGATACTCATTAGTGACTGCAATTGATGAGATGGATTCAAACAACAACACTCAGGATATGCTATGA
- the gstA gene encoding glutathione transferase GstA, with protein MKLYYSPGACSLSVHIALREAGLNYNLEKVDLRNKKTESGHDYVQINDKGQVPALETNKQVLLTEAAAILQYVADLAPEKNLLAPVGDVERYEIVAWVNFIATELHKNFGPFFHLNASDDSRESAKKVLEAKLDYIEKHLVKHPYIAGNHFTIADCYLFVVLRWCKFVPNLSSHQEIKKFMARIQNRPAVAAVLQEEGL; from the coding sequence ATGAAATTATATTATTCACCCGGCGCTTGTTCATTATCCGTTCATATTGCGCTACGAGAAGCGGGATTAAACTATAATTTAGAGAAAGTTGATCTCCGCAATAAAAAAACAGAATCTGGACATGATTATGTTCAAATCAATGATAAAGGACAAGTCCCTGCTTTGGAGACAAATAAGCAAGTTTTACTCACTGAAGCTGCCGCTATTTTACAGTATGTCGCTGATTTAGCACCAGAAAAAAACTTATTAGCGCCAGTGGGTGATGTTGAACGATATGAGATTGTTGCTTGGGTCAACTTTATTGCGACAGAACTACACAAAAATTTTGGACCCTTTTTCCATTTAAATGCATCAGATGACAGTAGAGAGAGTGCTAAAAAAGTTCTTGAAGCCAAATTAGATTATATCGAAAAACATCTAGTTAAACACCCATATATTGCCGGTAATCATTTTACCATCGCTGATTGCTATCTGTTCGTTGTGTTACGATGGTGTAAATTTGTACCAAACCTGTCAAGCCATCAAGAAATTAAAAAATTCATGGCGCGGATTCAAAATAGACCGGCTGTCGCCGCGGTTTTACAAGAAGAAGGCTTATAA
- a CDS encoding aldo/keto reductase: protein MLSLTKQNILLANGIGIAQLGFGTYKITEYEVAKQAIDSAIEHGYRAFDTAQLYGNEKILGRVFQENPLKRDELFITTKIANDKQGYDTTLTAFEQSLTDLQTDYVDLFLMHWPLKTTFFQTWKAIERIYEEKRARAIGVCNFHQTHFELLSTQANIKPMVNQIEIHPYLIQQSLTDYLRHEDIAIQAWSPLARSSVNEDPRLIKLAKKYQRSPAQIVLRWHIQQGYIVIPKSATPARIIENSLIDDFQLTADDMNLINSLDEGFRTGPDPDVVFEKDGF, encoded by the coding sequence ATGTTATCGTTAACCAAACAGAATATTTTGCTAGCCAATGGTATCGGGATTGCACAACTAGGTTTCGGTACCTATAAAATTACTGAATATGAGGTAGCAAAACAGGCTATTGATAGTGCGATAGAACATGGCTATCGCGCTTTTGATACGGCGCAGCTTTATGGTAATGAAAAAATACTGGGGCGCGTTTTTCAAGAAAATCCACTTAAACGTGATGAACTTTTTATTACTACCAAAATAGCCAATGATAAACAGGGTTATGACACAACTTTGACCGCTTTTGAACAATCCTTAACTGATCTGCAAACCGATTATGTTGATCTTTTTTTAATGCATTGGCCTTTAAAAACCACTTTTTTTCAAACTTGGAAGGCGATTGAACGTATTTATGAAGAAAAACGCGCCAGAGCGATTGGTGTCTGTAATTTTCATCAGACACATTTTGAGCTTTTAAGTACGCAAGCCAATATTAAACCGATGGTGAATCAGATCGAAATACATCCTTACCTTATTCAGCAATCATTGACCGATTATTTACGGCATGAAGATATTGCTATTCAAGCCTGGAGTCCTTTAGCACGATCCAGCGTTAATGAGGATCCGCGATTAATCAAGCTAGCAAAAAAATATCAGCGTTCTCCTGCGCAAATTGTGTTACGTTGGCATATTCAACAAGGCTATATTGTTATTCCTAAATCAGCGACGCCAGCGCGGATTATAGAAAATAGCTTAATTGATGATTTTCAATTAACAGCAGATGATATGAATCTTATCAATAGCCTCGATGAAGGGTTTCGTACTGGACCTGATCCTGATGTTGTGTTTGAAAAAGATGGATTTTAG
- a CDS encoding MFS transporter: MKFKDIISLIVLGMAGGTLYLLPYMKYYFYEQMIENTGASGQQLGFLVTMFGIASMIVLLPGGMIADRFSSRKCILGSLIMTALLTAIYSFVYTSCLASLVIWFLLAFTSLFLAWPAIFKSI, encoded by the coding sequence ATGAAATTTAAAGATATCATTTCATTAATTGTATTAGGCATGGCTGGCGGAACGCTTTATTTGCTGCCATATATGAAATACTATTTTTATGAGCAAATGATTGAAAATACAGGGGCATCTGGTCAACAACTCGGTTTTCTGGTTACGATGTTTGGTATTGCCAGTATGATAGTGCTGTTACCTGGCGGGATGATTGCGGACAGATTTTCCAGCCGTAAATGTATCTTAGGGTCATTAATAATGACCGCTTTGTTAACAGCGATATACAGTTTTGTCTATACCTCCTGCCTGGCGTCCTTAGTCATTTGGTTTCTACTCGCTTTTACGTCGCTTTTTTTAGCCTGGCCGGCTATTTTTAAATCTATCTGA
- a CDS encoding AEC family transporter, whose amino-acid sequence MKFFIILFPIFCIFIAGFIGQKTLKFDIANLSRMSLYLLSPFLAFKTFYVHTLTSDYFYYIVYVAALCLILVAMVSLWAKLMGYNQKERCALILSSCFMNNGNYGTPVILVFFGATGFDLAVIMMVLQQFIMSTIGVYYAAKGSNHLDNMSQKDVLKRVIRMPVAYGAFLGIIFQLLHVPLSKEIILAVSMIGDASVPIIMLILGMQLATIKIKHIDYPKISFALMIRMLISPILAVGLVYFMPISLAYKEVLIVLAAMPCAANTTLLSVQFNTKPELVSSATFISTLVSLITLPIILSMINPPTIF is encoded by the coding sequence ATGAAGTTTTTTATAATCTTATTTCCTATTTTTTGTATTTTTATTGCCGGATTTATTGGCCAAAAAACCTTAAAATTTGATATTGCCAATCTGTCCAGAATGTCACTCTATCTTTTATCCCCTTTCCTAGCCTTTAAAACCTTCTATGTGCATACCTTAACCAGTGACTATTTTTACTATATTGTATATGTTGCCGCACTCTGTCTGATTCTGGTGGCGATGGTGAGCTTATGGGCAAAACTGATGGGATATAATCAAAAAGAGCGTTGTGCACTCATTTTATCGTCCTGTTTTATGAATAATGGTAATTATGGTACACCCGTGATTTTAGTATTTTTTGGTGCCACCGGTTTCGATTTAGCCGTGATTATGATGGTATTACAGCAATTTATCATGAGTACCATTGGCGTTTATTACGCCGCCAAAGGCAGTAATCATCTCGATAATATGAGTCAAAAGGACGTGCTTAAACGCGTTATTCGCATGCCCGTTGCTTATGGAGCCTTTTTAGGGATTATTTTTCAGTTACTGCACGTCCCGCTCAGTAAAGAGATCATCTTAGCGGTTAGCATGATCGGTGATGCTTCTGTCCCCATTATTATGCTGATTTTAGGTATGCAGCTTGCCACGATAAAGATCAAACATATCGATTATCCGAAAATCTCATTTGCGTTAATGATCAGAATGTTGATCTCACCGATATTGGCAGTAGGACTGGTCTACTTTATGCCTATTAGCCTGGCCTATAAAGAGGTATTAATCGTGCTCGCCGCGATGCCCTGTGCGGCTAACACGACGCTGTTATCAGTACAATTTAATACTAAACCGGAACTGGTCTCAAGTGCCACTTTTATCAGTACGCTGGTCAGTTTAATCACATTACCGATCATTTTATCTATGATCAATCCCCCTACTATTTTCTAA
- a CDS encoding LysR family transcriptional regulator produces the protein MIEHGGIRSASRALDISQSSVGKELSDLEDECGSQLIERKTNGGVELTEAGKLIEPYFRSIELNMSWAKESISKTKKGDFGVLRVGITPIVAPTILPDVYLWFRSRFKNVQLQFLDGLLSNITPLLKSAKMDYAIALLMDGWHWDKGQIIVKELFKVSHSFVARADHPIFNNHNPLESISNYDWLITVESFDEANNFVDNCIHSQGIAKPRSIVLVDTFNCYTMMNNTNCIAIIPSYLFQTVPGFEKMRVIELNPFKADFVLPNPYRLK, from the coding sequence ATTATTGAGCACGGTGGCATACGATCGGCATCTCGCGCACTGGATATCTCACAAAGTTCAGTTGGTAAAGAATTAAGCGATCTTGAAGATGAGTGCGGTAGTCAGTTAATCGAGCGCAAGACCAATGGCGGCGTGGAGCTCACCGAAGCTGGCAAGCTGATTGAACCCTATTTTCGCTCAATTGAATTAAATATGTCCTGGGCTAAAGAGAGTATTAGCAAGACCAAAAAAGGCGATTTTGGTGTGCTAAGAGTGGGAATCACGCCGATTGTGGCCCCCACCATTTTACCTGATGTCTATCTTTGGTTTCGCTCGCGCTTTAAAAATGTACAGTTACAATTTTTAGATGGTCTGTTAAGTAATATCACCCCCCTGTTAAAATCAGCTAAAATGGACTATGCGATTGCATTACTGATGGATGGCTGGCACTGGGATAAAGGGCAGATCATCGTAAAAGAGTTGTTTAAAGTTTCACATAGCTTTGTGGCCAGAGCGGATCATCCCATTTTTAACAATCATAATCCGCTTGAATCAATTAGCAATTATGATTGGCTTATTACCGTCGAATCATTTGATGAGGCCAATAATTTTGTGGATAACTGTATTCATTCTCAAGGTATTGCCAAGCCTCGTTCTATTGTGTTAGTTGATACCTTTAATTGTTACACCATGATGAACAACACCAATTGTATTGCAATTATCCCCAGCTATTTATTTCAAACTGTGCCTGGTTTTGAAAAAATGCGGGTTATCGAATTAAATCCATTCAAGGCCGATTTTGTCTTACCGAACCCATATCGGTTGAAATAG
- the truB gene encoding tRNA pseudouridine(55) synthase TruB, which translates to MARRRNGRDIHGVLLLDKPTGMTSNDILQKVKRIYQANKAGHTGALDPLATGMLPICFGEATKFSQYLLDSDKRYRVIAKLGQRTDTSDADGQVIQTRQINFTEAELSEALNQFRGPLKQVPTMFSALKYQGRPLYEYARQGLTVPREARDITVYELCFLRHEQDELELEIHCSKGTYIRTIIDDLGEILGCGAHVIYLRRLQVSHYPQQKMITLEQLLEQQSDLDSLLAHLLPIDSPVQDYPILHISAVQGADILLGRTICILASAASERLVRIYAGSGSESHFLGIGLHALNQLAPKRLVNL; encoded by the coding sequence GTGGCAAGACGTCGTAATGGCCGTGATATTCACGGCGTTTTATTATTAGATAAACCGACAGGGATGACCTCTAATGATATCTTACAAAAAGTAAAACGCATTTATCAAGCGAATAAGGCCGGTCATACTGGCGCTTTAGATCCCTTAGCAACGGGTATGCTCCCTATTTGTTTTGGTGAGGCAACCAAGTTTTCCCAGTATTTGCTTGATTCTGATAAACGTTATCGCGTGATAGCCAAGTTAGGTCAGCGTACCGATACCTCTGATGCCGATGGACAAGTGATCCAAACGCGCCAGATAAATTTCACTGAAGCTGAGCTCAGCGAGGCCTTGAATCAATTTCGAGGGCCGCTAAAACAAGTGCCGACGATGTTTTCAGCGTTAAAATATCAAGGTAGACCTCTTTATGAATATGCTCGTCAAGGTCTGACTGTTCCCCGTGAAGCGCGCGATATTACTGTCTACGAACTCTGTTTTTTGCGTCATGAGCAAGATGAATTAGAATTAGAAATCCACTGTTCGAAAGGGACCTATATTCGTACTATTATCGATGATCTCGGTGAAATACTAGGTTGCGGTGCGCATGTTATCTATTTAAGACGTTTACAAGTTTCACACTATCCGCAGCAAAAAATGATTACCCTTGAGCAGTTACTGGAGCAGCAGTCTGATCTGGATAGTTTGCTGGCTCATTTATTGCCGATAGATAGTCCGGTTCAAGATTATCCAATACTGCATATTTCTGCTGTGCAAGGTGCAGATATTTTGCTAGGGCGAACTATTTGTATCTTAGCCAGCGCTGCCAGTGAGAGATTGGTGCGTATTTATGCCGGGAGTGGGTCCGAGTCACACTTTTTAGGTATCGGTCTACACGCGCTTAACCAACTAGCGCCGAAGCGTTTAGTGAATCTATAA
- a CDS encoding EamA family transporter: MSQSLFSRLWPILILLVSMSSVQSSASLAKYLFPILGPEGMTAWRLFFSACMLSLIFKPWKKRISRQACLPIAVYGIALGMMNLAFYNAIERIPVGIAVAIELAAGPILVALLSSRSLRDFLWLGLAIIGLCLLLPLGQANSQIDLVGILLAAVAGIGWALYILFGKKAGTIHGPSSVALGSILGAIIIFPLGVVTSDDIMFSTSIIPMAFLVAFLASTLPYGLEMIALPRLSAKLFSALMSLSPVLASLSSFIFLHEQLSFVQWLAIILIVISSIGTVLASQKK; this comes from the coding sequence ATGAGTCAAAGTCTATTTTCACGTCTGTGGCCGATTTTAATTTTATTAGTTTCTATGTCATCTGTGCAGTCGAGTGCCTCATTGGCTAAATATCTGTTTCCCATTTTAGGCCCTGAAGGTATGACGGCATGGCGACTATTTTTTTCGGCGTGTATGTTGTCTTTAATCTTTAAACCCTGGAAAAAGCGTATTAGTCGCCAAGCCTGCTTACCTATTGCTGTATATGGTATCGCGCTGGGAATGATGAATTTGGCTTTCTATAATGCTATTGAACGTATCCCGGTTGGTATTGCTGTTGCCATTGAGTTAGCTGCAGGACCCATTTTAGTTGCACTACTCTCTTCCCGTAGTTTGCGTGATTTTTTATGGTTAGGTTTGGCCATCATTGGCTTATGTCTGCTTTTGCCTTTAGGTCAGGCGAACTCACAGATTGATCTTGTTGGTATTTTGTTAGCTGCGGTAGCCGGGATTGGCTGGGCGCTGTATATTCTTTTTGGTAAAAAAGCAGGAACGATCCATGGCCCTTCCAGTGTGGCTCTCGGCTCGATTTTAGGAGCGATTATCATCTTTCCACTTGGGGTTGTGACCAGTGATGATATCATGTTTTCTACCAGCATTATTCCGATGGCTTTTCTGGTTGCATTCTTAGCCTCTACCTTACCTTATGGGCTGGAAATGATCGCACTGCCGCGATTATCGGCAAAATTGTTCAGTGCCTTGATGAGTTTATCTCCCGTGTTAGCCTCACTGTCTAGTTTTATTTTTTTACATGAACAATTGAGCTTTGTGCAGTGGCTGGCGATTATACTTATCGTTATCTCTTCGATTGGTACTGTACTTGCTTCACAAAAAAAATAG
- a CDS encoding sensor histidine kinase, with the protein MDEITLVFQLLQQMCIYLVVAYLLSKTPIFIPLMQVTVHAPHKLLCYVIFSIFCIMGTYLGLHFQDSIANTRAIGAVLGGLLGGPLVGIAVGFTGGIHRYMLGGMTAESCMLSTIFAGLVGGVVHVVLRRQGRIDRLYNPITVGCLTMVVEILQMLIILLVAQPYAEALNLVKNIAAPMIITNSIGGAMFMRILLDRRAMFEKYTSAFSAKALKIAASTEGILLKGFNQENSLKVAQIIYQELDIGAVAITDCEKLLAFIGIGDDHHLSGTPISSPQTLQVIEHNHVEYVDGIHKPYCCSIDKNCRLGSTLVIPLRGENQKVIGTIKLYEAKNTLFSSINRTLGEGIASLLSAQILAGQNERYKQLLFQSEIKLLHAQVNPHFLFNALNTLVAVIRRNGDQASYLVQNMSTFFRKNLKRPEEVVSLKDEIEHVTAYLEIEKARFMERLQIYIAIPESLMMTQLPAFSLQPIVENAIKHGTSHLLETGEITISAYQYEPSVMIEVTDNAGRYDAKQSELNKKQGLGMNLVDKRIKIRYGEDYGIEVACQENLSTTIRIRLPQSVE; encoded by the coding sequence ATGGATGAAATCACGCTAGTTTTTCAACTGTTACAACAAATGTGTATCTATCTGGTGGTTGCTTACTTACTCAGTAAGACACCGATATTTATTCCGCTGATGCAAGTAACTGTGCATGCGCCGCATAAGTTACTCTGCTACGTTATTTTCTCCATTTTCTGCATCATGGGGACTTATCTCGGTTTACACTTCCAAGACTCTATTGCCAATACGAGGGCGATTGGTGCTGTGCTCGGTGGCTTACTGGGCGGACCATTAGTCGGTATTGCGGTGGGCTTCACTGGCGGTATTCATCGCTATATGCTGGGAGGAATGACGGCTGAAAGCTGTATGTTATCGACTATTTTTGCTGGCTTGGTTGGTGGTGTTGTACATGTCGTCTTAAGGCGTCAAGGCCGCATTGATCGACTTTATAATCCGATTACTGTTGGCTGTTTGACTATGGTTGTAGAAATATTACAGATGTTGATTATTTTACTGGTCGCTCAGCCGTATGCCGAAGCATTAAATCTGGTCAAAAATATTGCTGCACCGATGATCATCACCAATAGTATCGGTGGGGCGATGTTTATGCGCATCTTACTTGATCGGCGCGCGATGTTTGAAAAATATACCTCGGCTTTCTCCGCGAAGGCCCTAAAGATTGCTGCTAGTACCGAGGGCATTTTATTAAAAGGTTTCAATCAAGAAAATAGTCTGAAAGTGGCACAGATTATTTATCAAGAACTCGATATTGGCGCGGTGGCCATCACTGATTGTGAAAAACTACTCGCTTTTATTGGCATTGGGGATGACCATCATCTTTCCGGCACGCCTATCTCATCGCCACAAACACTACAGGTTATTGAGCATAATCATGTTGAATATGTCGATGGTATCCATAAACCTTACTGTTGTTCTATCGATAAAAACTGTCGTTTAGGATCGACGCTGGTGATTCCGCTGCGCGGTGAAAACCAAAAGGTGATTGGCACAATTAAACTGTATGAGGCAAAAAATACGCTGTTTAGTTCAATTAATCGCACACTGGGTGAAGGTATTGCCAGTCTGCTTTCAGCACAAATTTTAGCCGGGCAGAACGAGCGTTATAAACAGCTGCTATTTCAATCGGAAATTAAATTACTGCATGCGCAGGTGAATCCTCATTTCCTCTTTAATGCCTTAAATACCTTAGTAGCAGTAATCCGTCGTAATGGTGATCAGGCCAGTTATCTGGTACAGAATATGTCGACGTTTTTCCGCAAAAATCTTAAAAGACCGGAAGAGGTCGTCTCATTGAAAGATGAAATCGAGCATGTGACCGCTTATCTTGAGATTGAGAAAGCCCGTTTTATGGAAAGGTTACAAATCTATATTGCGATACCGGAATCGTTAATGATGACGCAATTACCAGCGTTCTCGTTACAACCGATCGTTGAAAATGCCATAAAACATGGTACCTCTCATCTTTTGGAGACGGGAGAAATTACCATTAGTGCTTATCAGTATGAACCGAGTGTGATGATTGAGGTGACCGATAATGCTGGCCGTTATGATGCCAAACAGAGCGAACTCAATAAAAAGCAGGGGCTTGGTATGAACCTTGTCGATAAACGTATTAAGATTCGTTATGGCGAGGATTACGGAATTGAGGTTGCTTGTCAAGAAAACCTATCGACCACCATTCGAATTCGATTACCGCAGAGTGTAGAATAA